AGTCTGGTAAAGACAGGTGATAGGTTTCAATATCTGTTTTGTAGAGTGAAACAGGAATCACAAATGTTTGCTCAGCTGTCCCCGCAATATAGTCGCCATCAATCGTTTGAGCTACGACTAGAAACCCGTGATTTTTCCAACTCGAAAGGTCATTTAAGGAAATCGTATCATCAGATGTAAGGTACTGAATCGTTTGTTCAAATTGTTCTTCAAGCGATTGACTGAAAATAATCATACTGTCTTCGGCTTGTTCATATGCTAAGACAGCTGTTAAAAAGCTTTGTGGATCAGTTTCGATCAGTTCTTCTTTGATTTTTTGAAAATCCATATATACACCTCCTGATTTAAAAGCTAAGTGAGCTTATTCGATCTTAATTAACTACCTGCTCAGCTGATTGCAAAATAATGCCGTAAGAGTTTATCGTTCATTTAAAATCGTAACACGAAAATCAACGGTTGTGTGTTTATTTAGTCCTTTTGCCTCAATGTCAATTTGCTTACATAACAATGCAGTTCCTTCATAAACAGGAATTACGCGATAACGGATGGTTTCACCGTTATCTAGTGCTTGTCGAACCTGGTTTTCATATTTAGTCATATAAGGCGTGTTGACAGGTGTTTGATACAGTGTAGTGAGATTTCGAGGATCATCACCTGAACCACCGAGTTGGCGCCCAATCAAATGACCTCTGGAATGAAGTGTCGGCTCTAAGCCAGAAACAAAGCCGGGAGGACGAATATCTTTGTTAGCAGAGGTACCAGTATTGACCATAGCTGGTTTTAATAAGGCATCTGCTCCCGTTGCACGGCTAAGTGAATCCAATGTGTGATAATCAATCCAGCCCTTTTTACTATCCGCTAATTCATCCGATAAAAAAGTCGCAGCACCTAATTCCTTAGGTCCGGTATTTGTCGAACTGACAGGTTTGGTTGTACTTGGCTTGGTTTGTTGTTGTGTGTGAAGTCCAAACATTTCTTGAATGTTATCTGGAACTTGAACGCCAAAGACGCCTAAAACTAAAATAATTAAAACGGCCACAAGCATAACTGCAGGACTGAAAGGCGGTTTTTGTTTTTTTCTTGCCATGTTTTTTCTCCTAACTTAAATAAAGCTGACTTTTATAGAGAATTCTTTATAAGTCATCTTTCTATTATACGAAAAAAAATCAAAAAATCAAAAAGCTTTTTGAGTTGCGAGAGGACTTGTTTGCCTTCTTATGATAAAATTCTTTTGAGAGGGGATTGAAAAGTCATGGCTTATATCGATGTAATTAATGAATATAAAAGATATCATATGGGAGATACAACAATTGCTGCAAATGATGGGATTACTTTTTCTGTAGAGCAAGGGGAAGTTGCGGTTATTTTAGGTCCAAGTGGTGCAGGGAAATCGACGGTGCTCAATATTTTAGGTGGAATGGATTCTTGTGATGAAGGGCAAATCGTCATCGACGGAACTGAT
The Enterococcus silesiacus DNA segment above includes these coding regions:
- a CDS encoding DNA-entry nuclease; amino-acid sequence: MARKKQKPPFSPAVMLVAVLIILVLGVFGVQVPDNIQEMFGLHTQQQTKPSTTKPVSSTNTGPKELGAATFLSDELADSKKGWIDYHTLDSLSRATGADALLKPAMVNTGTSANKDIRPPGFVSGLEPTLHSRGHLIGRQLGGSGDDPRNLTTLYQTPVNTPYMTKYENQVRQALDNGETIRYRVIPVYEGTALLCKQIDIEAKGLNKHTTVDFRVTILNER